A genomic region of Trueperaceae bacterium contains the following coding sequences:
- a CDS encoding carbohydrate kinase family protein — translation MSHASGAGAWGSGRGPGSPRIVVVGNANVDVLMGDVAPWPVPGSEVVIDRYEWRVGGAAGNTGLALAAMGVREGVDSDVIAHVGEDFLGGWLEGAMSGAARLTRVPHPTALTVGLTHPDGQRTFVSYLGHLVTLPEERIAAALDAARPGDLLLLCGYFLLPELRAKAPSLLRGARQRGMLTMIDTGWPDEGWTPAVRAEVAALLPHVSAFLPNREEAVGVTGEREGAAVDDVAEAAAAALLELGAERVVMKCGAAGALLAGADGYVVHPAPIVCVQDTVGAGDTFNAGLLAGLARGMSWAEALAPAVNASALAIGSQPRRYPSWAEVVEAAVETVASV, via the coding sequence TTGAGCCACGCTTCAGGCGCCGGCGCGTGGGGGTCTGGGCGCGGCCCCGGCTCGCCGCGCATCGTGGTCGTCGGCAACGCCAACGTGGACGTGCTCATGGGCGACGTGGCGCCGTGGCCGGTGCCGGGCAGCGAGGTCGTGATCGACCGCTACGAGTGGCGCGTCGGCGGGGCCGCCGGCAACACCGGGCTGGCACTGGCCGCCATGGGGGTGCGTGAGGGCGTGGACTCGGACGTCATCGCCCACGTCGGAGAGGACTTCCTGGGGGGTTGGCTCGAGGGCGCCATGTCGGGTGCGGCACGCCTGACGCGCGTGCCGCACCCGACGGCGCTCACGGTCGGCCTCACGCATCCGGACGGGCAGCGGACCTTCGTCTCCTACCTCGGCCACCTCGTGACCTTGCCGGAGGAACGGATCGCGGCGGCGCTCGACGCGGCGAGGCCGGGTGACCTCCTCCTGCTCTGCGGCTACTTCCTCTTGCCGGAGTTGCGCGCGAAGGCCCCGAGCCTACTACGCGGTGCCCGCCAGCGCGGCATGCTCACCATGATCGACACGGGTTGGCCGGACGAGGGCTGGACCCCCGCCGTGCGCGCCGAGGTGGCGGCCCTGCTGCCGCACGTCAGCGCCTTCCTGCCCAACCGCGAGGAGGCCGTCGGCGTTACCGGCGAGCGCGAAGGCGCCGCCGTCGATGACGTCGCCGAGGCCGCTGCCGCGGCGCTGCTCGAGCTCGGCGCGGAACGCGTCGTGATGAAGTGCGGGGCCGCCGGCGCGCTGTTGGCCGGGGCCGATGGCTACGTGGTCCACCCGGCGCCCATCGTGTGCGTGCAGGACACGGTCGGGGCCGGCGACACCTTCAACGCCGGGCTGCTGGCCGGCCTCGCGCGTGGCATGAGCTGGGCGGAGGCCCTGGCGCCGGCCGTGAACGCGTCGGCGCTCGCCATCGGCAGCCAGCCCCGGCGCTACCCGAGCTGGGCCGAGGTCGTCGAGGCCGCGGTCGAGACCGTAGCCTCGGTCTAG
- a CDS encoding lyase family protein — translation MSWHPAYRKQVLEPDFRHAAAHLSHHFIDAMTAHLDTVLRLPAYSGPAQQAAGAEVRAALVAQHALPAPEQGDDVPDYYFALQRRLEGEIGEAVGLIRVGLSRNDLDMTVYKMAGRDSLLDTGERLVALRGLIIEKAARHVGTVLIAQTHHQPGQPTTVAHYLGAVEDQLARDSRRVIEAYARMNTCPLGAAALAGSSHPLEREFTAASLGFDAPVANTYDAVASADWEFDIVSVAQSVALGLGRFVNDLLSWAASGWYRLDDSLVQGSSIMPQKRNPVSLEHARTRLSRVLGAAGMVTYSHHNIPFTDLNDFGPDIQGALGVQHRQLVGALTLLAACLEQGDFDERKLAEAALRTDTTATELADVLARDHGLTFPHAHKVVATLVRRFSAEGRLLTSAAPADVEAAGGPPVSAEALAAAVDPSGFVRRRAGYGMPAPEVMTKALARATERLAADRLALRERSEALALATARLRGTGKELVEA, via the coding sequence ATGAGCTGGCACCCCGCCTACCGCAAGCAGGTGCTGGAGCCGGACTTCCGGCACGCCGCCGCGCACCTCTCGCACCACTTCATCGACGCCATGACGGCTCACCTCGACACCGTCCTGCGCCTGCCCGCCTACTCGGGGCCCGCGCAGCAGGCCGCGGGGGCCGAGGTGCGCGCCGCCCTGGTGGCGCAGCACGCCCTGCCGGCCCCCGAGCAGGGCGACGACGTACCCGACTACTACTTCGCGCTCCAACGCCGACTCGAGGGTGAGATCGGCGAGGCCGTCGGCCTCATCCGCGTCGGCCTGAGCCGCAACGACCTCGACATGACCGTCTACAAGATGGCCGGCAGGGACTCGCTCCTGGACACGGGCGAGCGACTCGTCGCGCTCCGGGGCCTCATCATCGAGAAGGCCGCCCGGCACGTCGGCACCGTCCTGATCGCCCAGACGCACCACCAGCCGGGGCAGCCCACCACGGTGGCTCACTACCTCGGCGCGGTCGAGGACCAGCTCGCCCGCGACTCGCGGCGCGTGATCGAGGCCTACGCGCGCATGAACACGTGCCCGCTCGGGGCCGCCGCCCTCGCCGGCAGCAGCCATCCGCTCGAGCGCGAGTTCACGGCCGCGAGCCTCGGTTTCGACGCGCCGGTGGCGAACACTTACGACGCCGTCGCCTCCGCCGACTGGGAGTTCGACATCGTGAGCGTGGCGCAGTCCGTCGCGCTCGGGCTCGGCAGGTTCGTTAACGATCTCTTGTCCTGGGCAGCATCCGGTTGGTACCGCCTGGACGATAGTCTGGTCCAAGGGTCATCGATCATGCCTCAGAAACGCAACCCCGTCTCCCTCGAGCATGCCCGCACCCGCCTATCGCGGGTGTTGGGCGCGGCCGGCATGGTCACCTACTCGCATCACAACATCCCCTTCACGGACCTCAACGACTTCGGTCCCGACATCCAGGGCGCCCTCGGCGTGCAGCACCGCCAGCTCGTCGGCGCGCTCACGCTGCTCGCCGCCTGCCTCGAGCAGGGCGACTTCGACGAGCGCAAGCTCGCCGAGGCCGCATTGCGCACCGACACGACCGCTACTGAGCTGGCGGACGTGCTCGCGCGCGACCACGGACTCACCTTCCCCCACGCCCACAAGGTGGTCGCCACCTTGGTGAGGCGTTTCAGCGCGGAAGGGCGGCTCCTGACCTCGGCCGCCCCCGCCGACGTGGAGGCAGCCGGCGGACCGCCGGTCTCCGCCGAGGCGCTCGCCGCCGCAGTGGACCCGAGCGGGTTCGTGCGGCGCCGCGCCGGCTACGGTATGCCGGCGCCAGAGGTCATGACGAAAGCGCTCGCTCGGGCGACGGAACGGCTCGCAGCCGACCGTCTGGCCCTGCGGGAACGGTCCGAGGCGCTCGCCCTCGCCACAGCGCGACTGCGCGGAACCGGAAAGGAGCTTGTCGAAGCATGA
- a CDS encoding carbohydrate ABC transporter permease, whose protein sequence is MASQAQRAQNGRRRFRFDFGRLAAYVLLAVGSVVMAFPFLWMVLSAFKPLKEIFRFNFWPQVWTLVNFQDVLLRTQFPRWFLNSLIVAGISTVSVLFFASLVGYTLTRLRFPGRNLIFILILSTLMIPTEMLVIPWYVMSTEYGWVNTFWGIAFPGLIPAFGVFLMRQFFESLPRDLFDAGRVDGVSEFGLFWRVGLPLVGPGLAALGIFNFVGNWNAYLWPLIVAKSPSMRTIPVGVAFFSGEAGTEWNLIMAAAALAIIPVLLVFFIFQRQIIEGVVLTGVKG, encoded by the coding sequence ATGGCCTCCCAGGCTCAACGCGCTCAGAACGGCCGCCGCCGCTTCCGCTTCGACTTCGGCCGCTTGGCCGCCTACGTCCTCCTGGCCGTCGGCAGCGTCGTCATGGCGTTCCCCTTCCTGTGGATGGTCCTGTCGGCGTTCAAGCCGCTCAAGGAGATCTTCCGCTTCAACTTCTGGCCGCAGGTCTGGACGCTCGTCAACTTCCAGGACGTGCTCCTGAGGACGCAGTTCCCGCGTTGGTTCCTCAACAGCCTCATCGTCGCCGGCATCTCGACCGTGTCGGTGCTCTTCTTCGCCTCGCTGGTCGGCTACACGCTCACGCGCTTGCGCTTCCCGGGGCGCAACCTCATCTTCATCCTGATCTTGAGCACCCTGATGATCCCGACGGAGATGCTCGTGATCCCCTGGTACGTCATGTCCACCGAGTACGGCTGGGTCAACACGTTCTGGGGCATCGCGTTCCCTGGCCTCATCCCGGCGTTCGGCGTGTTCCTCATGCGCCAGTTCTTCGAGTCGTTGCCCCGCGACCTGTTCGACGCGGGCCGCGTGGACGGCGTGAGCGAGTTCGGGCTCTTCTGGCGGGTCGGCCTGCCGCTCGTCGGTCCGGGGCTCGCCGCCCTCGGCATCTTCAACTTCGTCGGGAACTGGAACGCCTACCTGTGGCCCCTCATCGTGGCCAAGTCGCCGTCCATGCGCACGATCCCGGTCGGCGTCGCGTTCTTCTCCGGCGAGGCGGGCACCGAGTGGAACCTGATCATGGCGGCGGCGGCCCTCGCCATCATCCCCGTCCTGCTGGTCTTCTTCATCTTCCAGCGCCAGATCATCGAGGGAGTCGTGCTCACGGGGGTAAAGGGTTGA
- a CDS encoding OsmC family protein: MPKTLTSTVHHLVGLRFVGETPEGQRVMIDNEKHARTGMSPMQLLLNATAACAAMDVVVMLGKRKLPINEYRIEMVGERPDAVPAPFERIVAKHVLDVPGLDLATAERFVQLATDKYCSVGLSLKAEIVCEVELVGEGVAG, from the coding sequence ATGCCGAAGACCCTGACCAGCACCGTCCACCACCTCGTAGGCCTGCGCTTCGTCGGCGAGACGCCGGAAGGCCAGCGCGTGATGATCGACAACGAGAAGCATGCCAGGACGGGCATGAGCCCCATGCAGCTCCTGCTCAACGCCACGGCCGCCTGTGCCGCCATGGACGTCGTCGTCATGCTCGGCAAGCGCAAGCTGCCCATCAACGAGTACCGCATAGAGATGGTGGGCGAGCGCCCCGACGCTGTGCCTGCGCCGTTCGAGCGCATCGTCGCCAAGCACGTGCTCGACGTGCCCGGCCTCGACCTGGCCACGGCCGAGCGCTTCGTGCAGCTCGCCACGGACAAGTACTGCTCCGTGGGCCTGAGCCTGAAGGCCGAGATCGTATGCGAGGTGGAGCTCGTCGGGGAAGGTGTCGCCGGCTGA
- a CDS encoding extracellular solute-binding protein: MKRFLILLAVMVGVSIGAAQTTITYWQYDYATRVDAMNQLIAQFEAANPDIKVVQETFPYDGYQQQVAASLPAGQGADVAQLFYGWLPTWQRAGYVIPLPEQYFDAAELDENFAPLVQAAKVDGTWYGLPTAVRSLALFYNADMLAAAGYDAPPATWEEFIEMAQALTVKQGNRFVQVGYGFAPTGQDHHLVREVLVRQFGGAPYSDDYSTVTYADQAGIDALTFYTDWVTKYGFTVPEFVPGNNGYRDGFRQLENIAMIVDGSFAIGDVQKVSFNWGVAELPVRAENGIQSNFGSFFMNAITPNAAKDPAKLEAAAKFLQFVTSDDAMKLWLDVVGELPASRSLISDPALAADPVYGPFVRALDYAHATVFVDETGQRDTMVDAINEVVLQGTSPADALKAAAAEEQLLLDANR, translated from the coding sequence ATGAAGCGTTTCCTAATCCTATTGGCCGTGATGGTGGGGGTCAGCATCGGTGCTGCCCAGACCACCATCACCTACTGGCAGTACGACTACGCCACCCGCGTCGATGCGATGAACCAGCTCATCGCCCAGTTCGAAGCCGCCAACCCCGACATCAAGGTCGTGCAGGAGACCTTCCCGTACGACGGCTACCAGCAGCAGGTCGCCGCCTCCCTCCCCGCCGGCCAGGGCGCCGACGTGGCCCAGCTCTTCTACGGCTGGCTCCCGACCTGGCAGCGCGCCGGCTACGTCATCCCGCTGCCCGAGCAGTACTTCGACGCGGCCGAGCTCGATGAGAACTTCGCCCCGCTCGTCCAGGCCGCCAAGGTCGACGGCACGTGGTACGGCCTGCCTACCGCCGTCCGTAGCCTCGCGCTCTTCTACAACGCCGACATGCTCGCCGCGGCCGGCTACGACGCGCCGCCCGCCACCTGGGAAGAGTTCATCGAGATGGCCCAGGCCCTCACGGTCAAGCAGGGCAACCGCTTCGTCCAGGTCGGCTACGGCTTCGCGCCGACCGGCCAGGACCACCACCTCGTGCGCGAGGTCCTCGTCCGTCAGTTCGGCGGCGCGCCGTACTCCGACGACTACAGCACCGTCACGTACGCCGACCAGGCCGGCATCGACGCCCTCACCTTCTACACCGATTGGGTGACGAAGTACGGCTTCACCGTGCCCGAGTTCGTGCCCGGCAACAACGGCTACCGCGACGGCTTCCGCCAGCTCGAGAACATCGCCATGATCGTCGACGGCTCCTTCGCCATCGGCGACGTCCAGAAGGTCTCCTTCAACTGGGGTGTCGCCGAGTTGCCCGTGCGCGCCGAGAACGGCATCCAGTCGAACTTCGGCTCGTTCTTCATGAACGCCATCACGCCGAACGCCGCCAAGGACCCGGCCAAGCTCGAGGCCGCCGCCAAGTTCCTCCAGTTCGTCACGAGCGACGACGCCATGAAGCTGTGGCTCGACGTCGTGGGCGAGCTGCCCGCCAGCCGTAGCCTCATCTCCGACCCGGCCCTCGCCGCCGACCCCGTCTACGGCCCGTTCGTGCGCGCACTCGACTACGCTCACGCGACCGTGTTCGTCGACGAGACCGGCCAGCGCGACACCATGGTCGACGCCATCAACGAGGTCGTCCTCCAGGGCACCTCGCCGGCGGACGCCCTCAAGGCCGCCGCCGCCGAAGAGCAGCTCCTGCTCGACGCCAACCGCTAA
- a CDS encoding sugar ABC transporter permease: MRSSYGAPRRRRLSLARREALWAYAFLLVPLAFFLFFRLWPAVQSLKLSFFTWHVDPEQRTFIGLQYYREMYANFAAKGDLFKALRNMLYYFLLVVFGQVGIGMFSAVLLNSITWFKGLFRAIYFAPYVTPAAAVAWVWGWMYSVNFGIFNKFLSDWSDFVTNLGLPWLAIDPQPFLTSPKQALIAVAAVVIWQQLGFQVVIFLAGLQGIPRPMQEAAAIDGANGWQRFWHITFPLLNPVIVFSLIISTISTLQMFDQVQNINFTDQGGPLGSTLTIALYMYEQAFQKFRIGYAAAVTVLLFAIILVITLVQLKVTQRKVEY, from the coding sequence ATGAGGAGTTCATACGGGGCGCCGCGTCGCCGGAGGCTCTCGCTCGCCAGGCGAGAGGCGCTCTGGGCTTACGCGTTCCTGCTCGTCCCACTGGCTTTCTTCCTGTTCTTCAGGTTGTGGCCGGCCGTCCAATCTCTGAAGCTCTCGTTCTTCACCTGGCACGTCGACCCGGAGCAGCGGACCTTCATCGGTCTGCAGTACTACCGCGAGATGTACGCCAACTTCGCCGCCAAGGGCGATCTCTTCAAGGCCCTGAGGAACATGCTCTACTACTTCCTCCTCGTGGTCTTCGGGCAGGTCGGCATCGGCATGTTCAGCGCCGTCCTGCTCAACTCCATCACGTGGTTCAAGGGACTCTTTCGCGCCATCTACTTCGCCCCCTACGTCACCCCGGCCGCAGCGGTCGCGTGGGTGTGGGGCTGGATGTATTCTGTCAACTTCGGCATCTTCAACAAGTTCCTGTCCGACTGGAGCGACTTCGTCACCAACCTCGGGCTGCCGTGGCTGGCCATCGACCCGCAGCCGTTCCTCACGAGCCCGAAGCAGGCGCTCATCGCGGTGGCGGCCGTCGTCATCTGGCAGCAGCTCGGCTTCCAGGTCGTCATCTTCTTGGCAGGGCTCCAGGGCATCCCACGACCGATGCAGGAGGCCGCCGCCATCGACGGCGCCAACGGCTGGCAGCGGTTCTGGCACATCACCTTCCCACTGCTCAACCCGGTCATCGTCTTCTCGCTGATCATCTCGACCATCTCGACGCTGCAGATGTTCGACCAGGTGCAGAACATCAACTTCACCGACCAGGGCGGGCCCCTCGGTAGCACCCTGACGATCGCCCTCTACATGTACGAGCAGGCCTTCCAGAAGTTCCGTATCGGCTACGCGGCCGCCGTCACGGTCCTCCTGTTCGCCATCATCCTCGTCATCACCCTCGTCCAGCTCAAGGTCACCCAAAGGAAGGTCGAGTACTGA
- a CDS encoding urea amidolyase family protein: protein MRVETAGPWARYLVLGGPPSPELSRRIGAVAEALRAALPRGAFDVVPGYLDILVEGRAVLAPERLLALAEAIEVTGGASDGGAYQPRTFEVPVAYGAGADAATLTERLGLAWPDIAGLHAAGKYTVAYVGFTPGFPYLHGLDPRLQTPRRDRPRPDVPAGAVAMAGAQAGIYPEAGPGGWWVLGTTSFPLFMPDRPEPTVLRAGDELRFVPQASGGGGQARGRAPIDADVGYHAPPGTPTFGSLGAPAEHAAAEPLVSVLEVWPESASLQGRPRVGVGRHGLAEAGALDQRLLLALHLAVGAPLDGASIELPVPHAALRAEASTVAAFGGAATASLRGEELTPGVPFEWRAGDVLALRPAPAGPRRRAGVPILSFAGGLAPLDGHAGHPLLAAGGSTDVRGHVGGFGRWLRAGDVMARGAGRAWSPGAGTARRTADAGTTTPTWPPVRPVRKAAGGALGHYPSELHLRLYPGARTGGFAHLLSRTFVVSERSRMGVRLEPRGERDTRGVPVTGAETSRGMPLGAVQLPPDGRPLVLLADRGRTGGYPVVGVVARVDLAGLAQARPGTVVTFHAPGEHGS, encoded by the coding sequence GTGCGCGTAGAGACCGCCGGACCGTGGGCTCGCTACCTGGTCCTTGGCGGACCGCCCTCCCCGGAGCTCTCCAGGCGCATCGGCGCCGTGGCGGAGGCTTTGCGCGCCGCGCTGCCTCGTGGTGCGTTCGACGTCGTGCCCGGCTACCTCGACATCCTCGTCGAGGGTCGCGCCGTGCTCGCGCCCGAGCGCCTCCTGGCGCTGGCCGAGGCGATCGAGGTAACCGGCGGGGCCTCGGACGGGGGCGCCTACCAGCCGCGCACCTTCGAGGTCCCGGTGGCGTACGGGGCGGGAGCGGACGCGGCGACCCTGACGGAGCGGCTCGGCCTGGCCTGGCCCGACATCGCCGGGCTGCACGCCGCCGGGAAGTACACCGTGGCGTACGTAGGCTTCACTCCGGGCTTCCCGTACCTGCACGGGCTCGACCCCCGCCTCCAGACCCCGAGACGCGACCGACCACGGCCGGACGTGCCCGCCGGCGCGGTGGCCATGGCGGGCGCTCAGGCGGGCATCTACCCGGAGGCGGGGCCGGGCGGCTGGTGGGTACTCGGCACCACGAGCTTCCCGCTCTTCATGCCCGACCGACCGGAACCGACGGTGCTGCGAGCCGGCGACGAGCTGCGCTTCGTGCCGCAGGCCAGCGGGGGCGGCGGCCAGGCTCGCGGCAGAGCACCGATCGACGCCGACGTGGGCTACCACGCCCCGCCCGGCACCCCGACGTTCGGCTCGCTAGGAGCCCCGGCCGAGCATGCGGCCGCCGAGCCCCTCGTCTCGGTGCTGGAAGTATGGCCCGAGTCGGCCTCCCTCCAGGGCAGGCCGCGCGTCGGCGTCGGCCGGCACGGCCTGGCCGAGGCGGGCGCGCTCGACCAGCGCCTCCTGCTGGCACTGCACCTCGCCGTGGGCGCGCCGCTCGACGGGGCGAGCATCGAGCTCCCCGTGCCCCACGCGGCGCTGCGTGCCGAGGCGTCGACGGTGGCTGCGTTCGGCGGGGCGGCGACCGCCAGCCTGAGGGGCGAGGAGCTGACGCCCGGGGTGCCGTTCGAGTGGCGCGCCGGGGACGTGCTGGCCTTGCGGCCTGCCCCGGCGGGTCCGCGCCGGCGGGCCGGCGTGCCCATCCTCAGCTTCGCGGGGGGCCTGGCACCGCTAGACGGCCATGCCGGGCACCCCCTGTTGGCCGCCGGCGGGAGCACGGACGTGCGCGGGCACGTGGGCGGTTTCGGGCGGTGGCTACGCGCCGGCGACGTCATGGCGCGCGGCGCCGGGCGCGCGTGGTCGCCGGGAGCCGGTACTGCTCGGCGAACGGCTGATGCCGGCACCACCACGCCCACGTGGCCCCCGGTTCGACCCGTCAGGAAGGCGGCAGGCGGGGCCCTCGGTCACTACCCTAGCGAGCTCCACCTCCGCCTGTACCCGGGCGCGCGCACCGGCGGCTTCGCCCACCTCTTGAGCAGGACCTTCGTCGTCAGCGAGCGCAGCCGGATGGGCGTTCGCCTCGAGCCGCGGGGCGAGCGCGACACCCGAGGCGTGCCGGTGACGGGCGCCGAGACGTCGAGGGGTATGCCCCTCGGAGCCGTTCAACTCCCCCCGGACGGACGGCCGCTCGTCTTGCTCGCGGACCGCGGTCGCACGGGCGGCTACCCGGTCGTCGGGGTGGTCGCCAGGGTCGACCTAGCTGGGCTCGCCCAGGCTCGGCCCGGGACCGTCGTGACCTTCCACGCTCCCGGTGAACACGGCTCCTGA
- a CDS encoding 5-formyltetrahydrofolate cyclo-ligase: MSATDVPATKATLRDWARATRAELMRSCGAERSAAAVALVRSAAAYRGAGTVACYRAFGSELDLTALAGDSGKRFVWPRTHGGPPPRLTMRLADPANEAAWERHRFGQPEPAAGTPEVDPRGIDVVLVPGLAFDVRGYRLGYGKGYYDRLLPLLRPDAAVVGVTLEALVVPELPHEEHDFRMGYLVTESAWREVAA, from the coding sequence ATGAGCGCGACGGACGTGCCCGCAACCAAGGCGACCCTGCGCGACTGGGCGCGCGCGACGCGCGCCGAGCTCATGCGCAGCTGCGGCGCCGAGAGGAGCGCCGCCGCGGTGGCCCTCGTGAGGTCCGCCGCCGCCTACCGTGGCGCCGGAACCGTGGCCTGTTACCGCGCTTTCGGCTCCGAACTCGACCTGACAGCGCTGGCAGGCGACTCGGGCAAGCGCTTCGTCTGGCCGCGCACGCACGGCGGACCCCCACCGCGCCTCACCATGCGGCTGGCGGACCCCGCGAACGAGGCCGCGTGGGAACGCCACCGCTTCGGTCAGCCCGAACCCGCGGCCGGCACGCCGGAGGTCGACCCGCGCGGCATCGACGTGGTCCTGGTGCCGGGCCTCGCGTTCGACGTCCGCGGTTACCGCCTCGGCTACGGCAAGGGCTATTACGACCGCCTGTTACCGCTGTTGCGGCCCGACGCCGCTGTCGTCGGCGTGACGCTGGAAGCGCTCGTCGTGCCCGAGCTCCCGCATGAGGAGCACGACTTCAGGATGGGCTACTTGGTCACGGAGAGCGCTTGGCGCGAGGTCGCGGCCTAG
- a CDS encoding potassium/proton antiporter yields MELAMAVAATLTVVAILSTRLAHRFGVPALVLFVGIGMFAGSSGPLGIQFNDIELSYHVGTVALALILFYGGLDTRMTLFRAAIVPASALATVGTVLTMLFVGLSAYALTSLDLLTSMLLGAVVSSTDAAATFSMLKGRGIPKRLRGTLETESGTNDPAAVLLTYSLAEAVTREGAVNYLVLAGDIVLELAIGAVLGLVFGWLLKQVINKAALGNIGLYPMLALSGALLAFALTGLLHGNGYLAIYLVGLILSHNRLSHRLAIINFMDGAAWGAQLVMFLLMGLLVDPEQLPAILGVALLITAACMLIARPLAVGISLWLVRLVSRGRMVFTLREQALITWAGLKGAVPIILAMVPLLERVPGADVIFNVVFVVVIVGTLLQGFTISPLAKALGLSKEEPPPARLRLELGGDAPEGAAVVDVYLGEDNRAIGKRIDELSLPPEVVIAAVLRGKQMVTPRGSTVFRAGDHVYLIGSHLHTESIPTAFGRKWHGVGASVRPAGSDGAEAAAFPEDGGSGAVFTGSVEGHDGPGPSLGEPS; encoded by the coding sequence GTGGAACTGGCCATGGCGGTTGCCGCGACCCTCACGGTCGTCGCTATCCTCAGCACGCGACTGGCGCACCGCTTCGGGGTGCCCGCGCTCGTCTTGTTCGTCGGCATCGGCATGTTCGCCGGCTCCAGCGGCCCCCTCGGGATCCAGTTCAACGACATCGAGTTGAGCTACCACGTCGGGACCGTCGCCCTGGCCCTCATCCTCTTCTACGGCGGTCTGGACACGCGCATGACGTTGTTCAGGGCGGCCATAGTGCCCGCCTCCGCCCTGGCGACGGTCGGGACCGTGCTCACCATGCTGTTCGTCGGCCTGAGCGCTTACGCCCTCACCAGCCTCGACCTCCTGACCAGCATGCTGCTCGGCGCCGTCGTGTCGAGCACGGACGCTGCCGCCACCTTCTCGATGCTCAAGGGGCGCGGGATCCCGAAGCGGCTGCGCGGCACGTTGGAGACCGAGTCCGGCACGAACGACCCGGCGGCCGTGCTCCTCACGTACTCGTTGGCCGAGGCCGTCACGCGCGAGGGGGCCGTCAACTACCTCGTGCTGGCTGGCGACATCGTCCTCGAGCTCGCGATCGGGGCCGTGCTAGGGCTCGTGTTCGGCTGGCTCCTGAAGCAGGTGATCAACAAGGCCGCGCTCGGCAACATCGGCCTGTACCCGATGCTGGCGCTGTCGGGCGCGCTCCTCGCGTTCGCGCTCACCGGGCTGCTGCACGGCAACGGTTACCTCGCCATCTACCTGGTGGGGCTCATCCTGAGCCACAACCGCCTCTCGCACAGGCTCGCCATCATCAACTTCATGGACGGCGCGGCTTGGGGGGCGCAGCTCGTCATGTTCCTCCTGATGGGCCTGCTCGTCGACCCGGAGCAGCTGCCGGCCATCCTCGGCGTGGCCCTGCTCATCACCGCGGCGTGCATGCTCATCGCTCGGCCGCTGGCCGTCGGCATCTCGCTATGGCTCGTGCGCCTCGTCTCGCGCGGCCGGATGGTCTTCACGCTCCGCGAGCAGGCCCTGATCACCTGGGCCGGCCTCAAGGGCGCCGTGCCCATCATCCTCGCCATGGTGCCGCTCCTCGAGCGCGTGCCCGGCGCCGACGTCATCTTCAACGTCGTGTTCGTCGTCGTGATCGTCGGGACGTTGCTGCAAGGCTTCACCATCTCGCCCTTGGCGAAGGCGCTCGGACTCTCCAAGGAGGAGCCGCCCCCCGCGCGGCTGCGGCTCGAGCTCGGCGGCGACGCCCCGGAGGGCGCCGCCGTCGTCGACGTGTACCTCGGCGAGGACAACCGGGCAATCGGCAAGCGCATAGACGAGCTCTCGTTGCCGCCCGAGGTCGTGATAGCCGCGGTGCTGCGGGGCAAGCAGATGGTCACGCCGCGCGGCAGCACGGTGTTCAGGGCGGGCGACCACGTGTACCTGATCGGCTCGCACTTGCACACGGAGTCGATCCCGACCGCGTTCGGGCGCAAGTGGCACGGCGTGGGCGCTTCCGTGCGGCCTGCCGGGAGTGACGGTGCCGAGGCGGCGGCGTTCCCCGAGGACGGCGGCTCAGGAGCCGTGTTCACCGGGAGCGTGGAAGGTCACGACGGTCCCGGGCCGAGCCTGGGCGAGCCCAGCTAG
- a CDS encoding methylglyoxal synthase: MKSVALIAHDQKKAELAEFVAEHAETIGRFPLIATGTTGTVLMERTGLAIERLASGPLGGDLQVGARIAQDEVLAVIFFRDPLTAQPHEPDISALLRICDVHRVALATNSATAEAVAAWLADLLADEELLASYARGAPAADGATRP; this comes from the coding sequence ATGAAGTCCGTGGCCCTCATCGCGCACGACCAGAAGAAGGCGGAACTCGCCGAGTTCGTGGCGGAGCACGCCGAGACCATCGGACGCTTCCCACTGATCGCAACCGGCACGACGGGCACGGTCCTGATGGAGCGCACCGGCCTCGCCATCGAACGCCTCGCCTCGGGTCCGCTCGGCGGCGACCTCCAGGTCGGCGCTCGCATCGCCCAGGACGAGGTCCTCGCCGTCATCTTCTTCCGCGACCCGCTCACGGCCCAGCCGCACGAGCCGGACATCTCCGCCCTGCTGCGCATCTGCGACGTGCACCGCGTGGCCCTGGCGACGAACTCGGCTACGGCCGAGGCGGTGGCCGCCTGGTTGGCCGACCTCCTGGCGGACGAGGAGCTGCTAGCCTCGTACGCGCGCGGCGCTCCCGCCGCGGACGGAGCGACGCGGCCATGA